A window from Zingiber officinale cultivar Zhangliang chromosome 7A, Zo_v1.1, whole genome shotgun sequence encodes these proteins:
- the LOC121999728 gene encoding glutathione S-transferase T3-like, translating to MSSAVHGYGTPHTTGMSFTPSMSNEPATPTFIPETQLSDHESPIEVVNLEKAVSNAEGTRKRSSWTKVEDEVLARSFVTISDDPIIGNDQKADAFWGRVASYYNKNLPLGSNTRSANVIRSHWHNTIQKKVYRFNANYNSIYSSYRSGHSDEDILRFAYEKYLSKNNGVAFNLEHVWIIAKDRPMFTPQSADHFVATKKTRTSESGASNTSSNQDVSIDLDYEDTRPMGQKTAKRKGKDKVKSTMEDLTVNYNNIITKFTEYTRVKKSEVDLKQKQLEVEEIKAKAALSKSEAKNRRLKLKEYEILNKDTSQMTKEQLIIHECLCKDIRSRWNI from the coding sequence ATGTCGTCGGCTGTTCATGGATATGGTACCCCGCACACAACTGGTATGTCTTTCACTCCTTCGATGTCGAATGAACCTGCAACTCCGACTTTTATCCCGGAGACTCAACTTTCCGATCATGAATCCCCAATTGAGGTGGTTAATTTAGAAAAGGCAGTTTCAAATGCTGAGGGTACAAGAAAGCGTTCAAGTTGGACAAAGGTCGAAGACGAGGTCTTAGCGAGAAGTTTTGTCACTATCAGTGATGATCCAATAATCGGCAATGATCAAAAGGCGGATGCTTTTTGGGGACGAGTTGCAAGCTACTACAATAAGAATCTTCCCCTAGGTTCAAACACCAGAAGTGCAAATGTTATACGGTCACATTGGcacaatacaatccaaaagaagGTATATCGATTCAACGCAAATTACAATAGTATTTATAGTTCATATCGAAGTGGTCACAGTGATGAAGATATATTGAGGTTTGCGTACGAAAAATATCTATCCAAAAACAATGGTGTTGCATTCAATCTCGAACATGTGTGGATAATTGCCAAAGACCGTCCAATGTTTACTCCACAGTCCGCTGATCACTTTGTGGCGACAAAGAAGACGAGGACCTCAGAGTCAGGAGCAAGCAATACCTCCTCCAACCAAGATGTGAGTATAGATCTGGATTATGAAGATACTCGTCCAATGGGGCAGAAGAcagcaaaaagaaagggaaaagacaaAGTAAAATCAACCATGGAGGATTTAACAGTAAACTACAACAATATTATCACAAAGTTCACTGAGTACACAAGAGTGAAGAAGTCCGAAGTCGATTTGAAACAAAAACAACTCGAAGTAGAGGAGATTAAGGCAAAAGCTGCATTGTCCAAATCTGAAGCTAAGAATCGTCGCTTGAAGTTGAAGGAGTATGAAATATTGAACAAAGACACCTCGCAGATGACAAAGGAGCagcttatcatacatgaatgCCTATGCAAGGATATTAGGTCGAGATGGAATATCTAA